In one window of Ostrinia nubilalis chromosome 19, ilOstNubi1.1, whole genome shotgun sequence DNA:
- the LOC135081058 gene encoding uncharacterized protein LOC135081058 isoform X6 yields the protein MFPNPKRFHDQFKAWVKVVGGKLNSTDDYSYFRTKRICDRHFTENDRNRNNRINAIAIPSLFINERAKTETDSEFSERARTETDSESSEDENLIMKCCVPGCKDLTDSSSARHLHSFPNPITDRERYRKWMLAIYGENADDTDEHKVRRICTSHFEAKYHCRFGRLSNNAIPTLNLSESDNELKCSDVEYLDEDLEDDFYLADPLKESLDKEQPTIAAKLEQDFKMALDEIDLLFLSYAKTFRTLSKQFQTMLKLDMAKLFTRYEIKNDMLSKSKEENQDTVPVEFTFPVEETSKPSTLPPKDPKTVFLRQVPLKTVMSSLTNIRTYSKSTPKIRILNETKLQSKDITEKSSVVEVVPTKLKPIYKKPKLKPTSPDPISTHESIITIDVNNEDETTINEMHTQNEDDPELMMEVTDPIKTETVFVFSDDMVKIVDKT from the exons ATGTTTCCTAATCCCAAGAGATTTCACGATCAATTTAAGGCATGGGTTAAAGTTGTCGGAGGAAAACTAAACTCAACTGACGACTACTCATACTTTCGTACCAAACGTATCTGTGATAGACATTTCACAGAAAATGACCGAAACAGGAATAACAGAATCAATGCTATTGCTATAccttctttatttataaatg aacGTGCCAAAACTGAAACAGATTCAGAGTTTTCTGAACGTGCCAGAACTGAAACCGATTCAGAGTCTTCTGAAGACGAAAATTTGATAATGAAGTGTTGTGTTCCTGGCTGTAAGGATCTAACAg ATTCATCATCCGCAAGACACTTACATAGTTTCCCAAACCCTATAACGGACCGAGAGCGATACAGAAAATGGATGTTGGCAATATATGGTGAAAATGCTGATGATACTGACGAACACAAAGTGCGAAGAATTTGTACATCCCATTTCGAAGCTAAATACCATTGTCGCTTTGGAAGATTAAGCAATAACGCTATACCAACTCTAAACCTATCAGAATCAG ATAATGAATTAAAATGCTCGGATGTTGAGTATCTTGATGAAGATTTAGAAGACGATTTTTATCTAGCAGACCCATTAAAAGAAAGTCTTGATAAAGAACAACCAACAATCGCTGCTAAACTAGAACAGGATTTCAAGATGGCTCTAGACGAAATTGACTTATTATTTTTGAGCTATGCCAAAACATTTCGGACGCTTAGCAAGCAATTCCAAACGATGTTGAAACTCGACATGGCGAAACTATTTACCCGTTACGAAATAAAGAATGATATGCTGAGTAAATCTAAGGAAGAAAACCAAGATACCGTTCCAGTGGAATTTACGTTTCCTGTTGAGGAAACATCCAAACCCTCAACGCTGCCGCCTAAAGACCCGAAAACAGTATTTTTACGACAGGTTCCTTTGAAAACCGTCATGTCTAGCTTGACGAATATTAGGACCTACAGTAAATCTACCCCTAAAATTAGAATTTTGAACGAAACGAAATTGCAGTCAAAAGATATTACAGAAAAATCAAGTGTTGTTGAAGTTGTACCGACAAAACTTAAACCAATTTATAAGAAACCAAAGCTTAAACCCACGTCACCCGATCCAATATCAACACATGAATCGATTATCACTATTGATGTAAATAATGAGGATGAAACAACAATTAATGAAATGCACACTCAAAATGAAGATGATCCTGAACTGATGATGGAAGTTACAGATCCAATTAAAACTGAGACAGTTTTTGTATTCTCGGATGATATGGTTAAAATTGTAGATAAAACGTGA
- the LOC135081058 gene encoding uncharacterized protein LOC135081058 isoform X4 — protein MPHSCILGCPSDLGKHLHMFPNPKRFHDQFKAWVKVVGGKLNSTDDYSYFRTKRICDRHFTENDRNRNNRINAIAIPSLFINERAKTETDSEFSERARTETDSESSEDENLIMKCCVPGCKDLTDSSSARHLHSFPNPITDRERYRKWMLAIYGENADDTDEHKVRRICTSHFEAKYHCRFGRLSNNAIPTLNLSESDNELKCSDVEYLDEDLEDDFYLADPLKESLDKEQPTIAAKLEQDFKMALDEIDLLFLSYAKTFRTLSKQFQTMLKLDMAKLFTRYEIKNDMLSKSKEENQDTVPVEFTFPVEETSKPSTLPPKDPKTVFLRQVPLKTVMSSLTNIRTYSKSTPKIRILNETKLQSKDITEKSSVVEVVPTKLKPIYKKPKLKPTSPDPISTHESIITIDVNNEDETTINEMHTQNEDDPELMMEVTDPIKTETVFVFSDDMVKIVDKT, from the exons ATGCCTCATAGCTGTATTTTGGGCTGCCCAAGTG ATTTGGGGAAGCACTTACATATGTTTCCTAATCCCAAGAGATTTCACGATCAATTTAAGGCATGGGTTAAAGTTGTCGGAGGAAAACTAAACTCAACTGACGACTACTCATACTTTCGTACCAAACGTATCTGTGATAGACATTTCACAGAAAATGACCGAAACAGGAATAACAGAATCAATGCTATTGCTATAccttctttatttataaatg aacGTGCCAAAACTGAAACAGATTCAGAGTTTTCTGAACGTGCCAGAACTGAAACCGATTCAGAGTCTTCTGAAGACGAAAATTTGATAATGAAGTGTTGTGTTCCTGGCTGTAAGGATCTAACAg ATTCATCATCCGCAAGACACTTACATAGTTTCCCAAACCCTATAACGGACCGAGAGCGATACAGAAAATGGATGTTGGCAATATATGGTGAAAATGCTGATGATACTGACGAACACAAAGTGCGAAGAATTTGTACATCCCATTTCGAAGCTAAATACCATTGTCGCTTTGGAAGATTAAGCAATAACGCTATACCAACTCTAAACCTATCAGAATCAG ATAATGAATTAAAATGCTCGGATGTTGAGTATCTTGATGAAGATTTAGAAGACGATTTTTATCTAGCAGACCCATTAAAAGAAAGTCTTGATAAAGAACAACCAACAATCGCTGCTAAACTAGAACAGGATTTCAAGATGGCTCTAGACGAAATTGACTTATTATTTTTGAGCTATGCCAAAACATTTCGGACGCTTAGCAAGCAATTCCAAACGATGTTGAAACTCGACATGGCGAAACTATTTACCCGTTACGAAATAAAGAATGATATGCTGAGTAAATCTAAGGAAGAAAACCAAGATACCGTTCCAGTGGAATTTACGTTTCCTGTTGAGGAAACATCCAAACCCTCAACGCTGCCGCCTAAAGACCCGAAAACAGTATTTTTACGACAGGTTCCTTTGAAAACCGTCATGTCTAGCTTGACGAATATTAGGACCTACAGTAAATCTACCCCTAAAATTAGAATTTTGAACGAAACGAAATTGCAGTCAAAAGATATTACAGAAAAATCAAGTGTTGTTGAAGTTGTACCGACAAAACTTAAACCAATTTATAAGAAACCAAAGCTTAAACCCACGTCACCCGATCCAATATCAACACATGAATCGATTATCACTATTGATGTAAATAATGAGGATGAAACAACAATTAATGAAATGCACACTCAAAATGAAGATGATCCTGAACTGATGATGGAAGTTACAGATCCAATTAAAACTGAGACAGTTTTTGTATTCTCGGATGATATGGTTAAAATTGTAGATAAAACGTGA
- the LOC135081058 gene encoding uncharacterized protein LOC135081058 isoform X2, with product MSMSRNKCCVPGCSFDSESSHRTSLHLFPNPAKDRERFNQWVFSIGGDIIGLDNEDIYKHRSVCHSHFEQKFCCRFNRLSILAVPTLNMPGHTTIPKFSFVERRPMRQLQNSPTNTTSAISMPATVPSPIPSTSASLAERAKTETDSEFSERARTETDSESSEDENLIMKCCVPGCKDLTDSSSARHLHSFPNPITDRERYRKWMLAIYGENADDTDEHKVRRICTSHFEAKYHCRFGRLSNNAIPTLNLSESDNELKCSDVEYLDEDLEDDFYLADPLKESLDKEQPTIAAKLEQDFKMALDEIDLLFLSYAKTFRTLSKQFQTMLKLDMAKLFTRYEIKNDMLSKSKEENQDTVPVEFTFPVEETSKPSTLPPKDPKTVFLRQVPLKTVMSSLTNIRTYSKSTPKIRILNETKLQSKDITEKSSVVEVVPTKLKPIYKKPKLKPTSPDPISTHESIITIDVNNEDETTINEMHTQNEDDPELMMEVTDPIKTETVFVFSDDMVKIVDKT from the exons ATGTCGATGTCTAGAAATAAGTGTTGTGTTCCTGGGTGTTCTTTCGATTCAGAAA gtTCACATCGCACATCATTACACTTATTCCCTAATCCAGCAAAGGATAGAGAGCGTTTCAATCAGTGGGTTTTCTCAATTGGTGGTGACATAATTGGCTTAGATAATGAAGACATATATAAACATCGCAGTGTCTGTCACTCGCACTTTGAACAAAAGTTTTGTTGCCGATTTAATCGGCTAAGTATATTAGCAGTGCCTACTCTTAATATGCCAG GACATACCACAATTCCAAAATTTTCATTTGTTGAAAGAAGGCCTATGAGACAATTGCAAAATTCTCCAACAAATACAACTTCAGCTATATCTATGCCTGCCACCGTTCCCTCACCCATACCATCTACTTCTGCATCTTTAGCAG aacGTGCCAAAACTGAAACAGATTCAGAGTTTTCTGAACGTGCCAGAACTGAAACCGATTCAGAGTCTTCTGAAGACGAAAATTTGATAATGAAGTGTTGTGTTCCTGGCTGTAAGGATCTAACAg ATTCATCATCCGCAAGACACTTACATAGTTTCCCAAACCCTATAACGGACCGAGAGCGATACAGAAAATGGATGTTGGCAATATATGGTGAAAATGCTGATGATACTGACGAACACAAAGTGCGAAGAATTTGTACATCCCATTTCGAAGCTAAATACCATTGTCGCTTTGGAAGATTAAGCAATAACGCTATACCAACTCTAAACCTATCAGAATCAG ATAATGAATTAAAATGCTCGGATGTTGAGTATCTTGATGAAGATTTAGAAGACGATTTTTATCTAGCAGACCCATTAAAAGAAAGTCTTGATAAAGAACAACCAACAATCGCTGCTAAACTAGAACAGGATTTCAAGATGGCTCTAGACGAAATTGACTTATTATTTTTGAGCTATGCCAAAACATTTCGGACGCTTAGCAAGCAATTCCAAACGATGTTGAAACTCGACATGGCGAAACTATTTACCCGTTACGAAATAAAGAATGATATGCTGAGTAAATCTAAGGAAGAAAACCAAGATACCGTTCCAGTGGAATTTACGTTTCCTGTTGAGGAAACATCCAAACCCTCAACGCTGCCGCCTAAAGACCCGAAAACAGTATTTTTACGACAGGTTCCTTTGAAAACCGTCATGTCTAGCTTGACGAATATTAGGACCTACAGTAAATCTACCCCTAAAATTAGAATTTTGAACGAAACGAAATTGCAGTCAAAAGATATTACAGAAAAATCAAGTGTTGTTGAAGTTGTACCGACAAAACTTAAACCAATTTATAAGAAACCAAAGCTTAAACCCACGTCACCCGATCCAATATCAACACATGAATCGATTATCACTATTGATGTAAATAATGAGGATGAAACAACAATTAATGAAATGCACACTCAAAATGAAGATGATCCTGAACTGATGATGGAAGTTACAGATCCAATTAAAACTGAGACAGTTTTTGTATTCTCGGATGATATGGTTAAAATTGTAGATAAAACGTGA
- the LOC135081058 gene encoding uncharacterized protein LOC135081058 isoform X5, producing the protein MPKRCFFGCPVAKIKHNFPNPERDADRFKAWVRVAGGKLDSEEDYKLYRKKIVCDIHFTDKDRTRSHRLNCLAVPSLHLERAKTETDSEFSERARTETDSESSEDENLIMKCCVPGCKDLTDSSSARHLHSFPNPITDRERYRKWMLAIYGENADDTDEHKVRRICTSHFEAKYHCRFGRLSNNAIPTLNLSESDNELKCSDVEYLDEDLEDDFYLADPLKESLDKEQPTIAAKLEQDFKMALDEIDLLFLSYAKTFRTLSKQFQTMLKLDMAKLFTRYEIKNDMLSKSKEENQDTVPVEFTFPVEETSKPSTLPPKDPKTVFLRQVPLKTVMSSLTNIRTYSKSTPKIRILNETKLQSKDITEKSSVVEVVPTKLKPIYKKPKLKPTSPDPISTHESIITIDVNNEDETTINEMHTQNEDDPELMMEVTDPIKTETVFVFSDDMVKIVDKT; encoded by the exons ATGCCCAAACGATGTTTTTTCGGATGTCCAGTCG CAAAGATCAAACACAATTTTCCAAATCCGGAAAGGGATGCTGACCGTTTCAAGGCTTGGGTTCGTGTTGCTGGTGGGAAGTTGGATAGTGAAGAGGATTATAAACTGTACAGGAAGAAAATTGTCTGTGATATTCATTTCACTGACAAGGATAGGACCCGTAGTCATCGGTTGAATTGTCTAGCAGTACCATCACTTCATCTTG aacGTGCCAAAACTGAAACAGATTCAGAGTTTTCTGAACGTGCCAGAACTGAAACCGATTCAGAGTCTTCTGAAGACGAAAATTTGATAATGAAGTGTTGTGTTCCTGGCTGTAAGGATCTAACAg ATTCATCATCCGCAAGACACTTACATAGTTTCCCAAACCCTATAACGGACCGAGAGCGATACAGAAAATGGATGTTGGCAATATATGGTGAAAATGCTGATGATACTGACGAACACAAAGTGCGAAGAATTTGTACATCCCATTTCGAAGCTAAATACCATTGTCGCTTTGGAAGATTAAGCAATAACGCTATACCAACTCTAAACCTATCAGAATCAG ATAATGAATTAAAATGCTCGGATGTTGAGTATCTTGATGAAGATTTAGAAGACGATTTTTATCTAGCAGACCCATTAAAAGAAAGTCTTGATAAAGAACAACCAACAATCGCTGCTAAACTAGAACAGGATTTCAAGATGGCTCTAGACGAAATTGACTTATTATTTTTGAGCTATGCCAAAACATTTCGGACGCTTAGCAAGCAATTCCAAACGATGTTGAAACTCGACATGGCGAAACTATTTACCCGTTACGAAATAAAGAATGATATGCTGAGTAAATCTAAGGAAGAAAACCAAGATACCGTTCCAGTGGAATTTACGTTTCCTGTTGAGGAAACATCCAAACCCTCAACGCTGCCGCCTAAAGACCCGAAAACAGTATTTTTACGACAGGTTCCTTTGAAAACCGTCATGTCTAGCTTGACGAATATTAGGACCTACAGTAAATCTACCCCTAAAATTAGAATTTTGAACGAAACGAAATTGCAGTCAAAAGATATTACAGAAAAATCAAGTGTTGTTGAAGTTGTACCGACAAAACTTAAACCAATTTATAAGAAACCAAAGCTTAAACCCACGTCACCCGATCCAATATCAACACATGAATCGATTATCACTATTGATGTAAATAATGAGGATGAAACAACAATTAATGAAATGCACACTCAAAATGAAGATGATCCTGAACTGATGATGGAAGTTACAGATCCAATTAAAACTGAGACAGTTTTTGTATTCTCGGATGATATGGTTAAAATTGTAGATAAAACGTGA
- the LOC135081058 gene encoding uncharacterized protein LOC135081058 isoform X1, with the protein MPQKTCCVPGCSVTTYDGVTLHNFPDPEKNSKKFNVWVANIYGDLATLDATTNFIKRRVCHNHFEDVHKYPKNRLSQLAMPVLHLPAKIKHNFPNPERDADRFKAWVRVAGGKLDSEEDYKLYRKKIVCDIHFTDKDRTRSHRLNCLAVPSLHLERAKTETDSEFSERARTETDSESSEDENLIMKCCVPGCKDLTDSSSARHLHSFPNPITDRERYRKWMLAIYGENADDTDEHKVRRICTSHFEAKYHCRFGRLSNNAIPTLNLSESDNELKCSDVEYLDEDLEDDFYLADPLKESLDKEQPTIAAKLEQDFKMALDEIDLLFLSYAKTFRTLSKQFQTMLKLDMAKLFTRYEIKNDMLSKSKEENQDTVPVEFTFPVEETSKPSTLPPKDPKTVFLRQVPLKTVMSSLTNIRTYSKSTPKIRILNETKLQSKDITEKSSVVEVVPTKLKPIYKKPKLKPTSPDPISTHESIITIDVNNEDETTINEMHTQNEDDPELMMEVTDPIKTETVFVFSDDMVKIVDKT; encoded by the exons ATGCCCCAGAAGACATGCTGTGTACCTGGCTGTTCAGTAACGACTTATGATG GTGTTACACTGCATAACTTTCCTGACCcggaaaaaaattcaaaaaagttTAACGTCTGGGTTGCAAATATTTATGGCGATTTAGCTACATTGGATGCAACAACAAATTTTATTAAGAGACGAGTATGTCATAATCATTTCGAGGATGTTCATAAATATCCTAAAAACCGACTCAGTCAATTGGCAATGCCAGTACTACATTTACCAG CAAAGATCAAACACAATTTTCCAAATCCGGAAAGGGATGCTGACCGTTTCAAGGCTTGGGTTCGTGTTGCTGGTGGGAAGTTGGATAGTGAAGAGGATTATAAACTGTACAGGAAGAAAATTGTCTGTGATATTCATTTCACTGACAAGGATAGGACCCGTAGTCATCGGTTGAATTGTCTAGCAGTACCATCACTTCATCTTG aacGTGCCAAAACTGAAACAGATTCAGAGTTTTCTGAACGTGCCAGAACTGAAACCGATTCAGAGTCTTCTGAAGACGAAAATTTGATAATGAAGTGTTGTGTTCCTGGCTGTAAGGATCTAACAg ATTCATCATCCGCAAGACACTTACATAGTTTCCCAAACCCTATAACGGACCGAGAGCGATACAGAAAATGGATGTTGGCAATATATGGTGAAAATGCTGATGATACTGACGAACACAAAGTGCGAAGAATTTGTACATCCCATTTCGAAGCTAAATACCATTGTCGCTTTGGAAGATTAAGCAATAACGCTATACCAACTCTAAACCTATCAGAATCAG ATAATGAATTAAAATGCTCGGATGTTGAGTATCTTGATGAAGATTTAGAAGACGATTTTTATCTAGCAGACCCATTAAAAGAAAGTCTTGATAAAGAACAACCAACAATCGCTGCTAAACTAGAACAGGATTTCAAGATGGCTCTAGACGAAATTGACTTATTATTTTTGAGCTATGCCAAAACATTTCGGACGCTTAGCAAGCAATTCCAAACGATGTTGAAACTCGACATGGCGAAACTATTTACCCGTTACGAAATAAAGAATGATATGCTGAGTAAATCTAAGGAAGAAAACCAAGATACCGTTCCAGTGGAATTTACGTTTCCTGTTGAGGAAACATCCAAACCCTCAACGCTGCCGCCTAAAGACCCGAAAACAGTATTTTTACGACAGGTTCCTTTGAAAACCGTCATGTCTAGCTTGACGAATATTAGGACCTACAGTAAATCTACCCCTAAAATTAGAATTTTGAACGAAACGAAATTGCAGTCAAAAGATATTACAGAAAAATCAAGTGTTGTTGAAGTTGTACCGACAAAACTTAAACCAATTTATAAGAAACCAAAGCTTAAACCCACGTCACCCGATCCAATATCAACACATGAATCGATTATCACTATTGATGTAAATAATGAGGATGAAACAACAATTAATGAAATGCACACTCAAAATGAAGATGATCCTGAACTGATGATGGAAGTTACAGATCCAATTAAAACTGAGACAGTTTTTGTATTCTCGGATGATATGGTTAAAATTGTAGATAAAACGTGA
- the LOC135081058 gene encoding uncharacterized protein LOC135081058 isoform X3, protein MPQKTCCVPGCSVTTYDGVTLHNFPDPEKNSKKFNVWVANIYGDLATLDATTNFIKRRVCHNHFEDVHKYPKNRLSQLAMPVLHLPERAKTETDSEFSERARTETDSESSEDENLIMKCCVPGCKDLTDSSSARHLHSFPNPITDRERYRKWMLAIYGENADDTDEHKVRRICTSHFEAKYHCRFGRLSNNAIPTLNLSESDNELKCSDVEYLDEDLEDDFYLADPLKESLDKEQPTIAAKLEQDFKMALDEIDLLFLSYAKTFRTLSKQFQTMLKLDMAKLFTRYEIKNDMLSKSKEENQDTVPVEFTFPVEETSKPSTLPPKDPKTVFLRQVPLKTVMSSLTNIRTYSKSTPKIRILNETKLQSKDITEKSSVVEVVPTKLKPIYKKPKLKPTSPDPISTHESIITIDVNNEDETTINEMHTQNEDDPELMMEVTDPIKTETVFVFSDDMVKIVDKT, encoded by the exons ATGCCCCAGAAGACATGCTGTGTACCTGGCTGTTCAGTAACGACTTATGATG GTGTTACACTGCATAACTTTCCTGACCcggaaaaaaattcaaaaaagttTAACGTCTGGGTTGCAAATATTTATGGCGATTTAGCTACATTGGATGCAACAACAAATTTTATTAAGAGACGAGTATGTCATAATCATTTCGAGGATGTTCATAAATATCCTAAAAACCGACTCAGTCAATTGGCAATGCCAGTACTACATTTACCAG aacGTGCCAAAACTGAAACAGATTCAGAGTTTTCTGAACGTGCCAGAACTGAAACCGATTCAGAGTCTTCTGAAGACGAAAATTTGATAATGAAGTGTTGTGTTCCTGGCTGTAAGGATCTAACAg ATTCATCATCCGCAAGACACTTACATAGTTTCCCAAACCCTATAACGGACCGAGAGCGATACAGAAAATGGATGTTGGCAATATATGGTGAAAATGCTGATGATACTGACGAACACAAAGTGCGAAGAATTTGTACATCCCATTTCGAAGCTAAATACCATTGTCGCTTTGGAAGATTAAGCAATAACGCTATACCAACTCTAAACCTATCAGAATCAG ATAATGAATTAAAATGCTCGGATGTTGAGTATCTTGATGAAGATTTAGAAGACGATTTTTATCTAGCAGACCCATTAAAAGAAAGTCTTGATAAAGAACAACCAACAATCGCTGCTAAACTAGAACAGGATTTCAAGATGGCTCTAGACGAAATTGACTTATTATTTTTGAGCTATGCCAAAACATTTCGGACGCTTAGCAAGCAATTCCAAACGATGTTGAAACTCGACATGGCGAAACTATTTACCCGTTACGAAATAAAGAATGATATGCTGAGTAAATCTAAGGAAGAAAACCAAGATACCGTTCCAGTGGAATTTACGTTTCCTGTTGAGGAAACATCCAAACCCTCAACGCTGCCGCCTAAAGACCCGAAAACAGTATTTTTACGACAGGTTCCTTTGAAAACCGTCATGTCTAGCTTGACGAATATTAGGACCTACAGTAAATCTACCCCTAAAATTAGAATTTTGAACGAAACGAAATTGCAGTCAAAAGATATTACAGAAAAATCAAGTGTTGTTGAAGTTGTACCGACAAAACTTAAACCAATTTATAAGAAACCAAAGCTTAAACCCACGTCACCCGATCCAATATCAACACATGAATCGATTATCACTATTGATGTAAATAATGAGGATGAAACAACAATTAATGAAATGCACACTCAAAATGAAGATGATCCTGAACTGATGATGGAAGTTACAGATCCAATTAAAACTGAGACAGTTTTTGTATTCTCGGATGATATGGTTAAAATTGTAGATAAAACGTGA